GCTGATCTCACCTCGGTTCAGAAACCTCCTGCTGTGGTGGTTGTCTGTTTTGATGTCCTCTGACCTGTCCTACCatcctctgctgtcctctgtcagtcagatgGATCTACGTGATGTAGAATAAGTGGAAGCTCTCCAGCGTGGCTTCCTGCGGATGGTCCAGCTGGTGAATGGGGAGGGGCTGGAGATTTCTCAGCTTATTACCAGGCTGATTAGCTGTAAGGAGATTAGACGCACAGGACAGCAAGTTAACAGGGACCGAAAACTCGGCTGCAATATTTGCTTGTTCAAAGTGAGACCAAGCTGGCTCAGCCCAGGCGGACTGCAGGTCGAGGGAGTACAGAcaagcagctgcagacaaatgTCTTTCAGTCAACAAGGTAAAgttgtgtctgtggttttgtcTTCAGCTTAGTAAAGGCTGGTTGGATGAGTGGGTCGTACCTGGGACCGAGGCTGGGACCGAGGCTGGGACCGAGGCTCCGTTCACTTCATCCTTCACAATAACATCTATGAGTCTGTTTGAGAAACAGTGTTTTCCTGTGAGTTTTATTGCAGCAGTGTCAGTGAGGCTGATGGACGAGGCTGATTACACCATGTGACTCTGGTATTGATTCACTGTGTTTAGTATGAAAGCAAACGTCTGATCTCAGGACGCTGAGCTGCTCAAAACCAGTTTGTTCATTTGAAAGTTTTTATGTGACTTCACGTTGGACGGATTCTGAGCACGATGCCACGTCCTTCACAGTGAGACGTCCACCATCAAAGCTGTCAACATTCCTCTGGTTGAGCTTTGATTCTGATTGGAGgggaaatgaaacacacagcCAGTGTTCCGATGATGATCTTCACGTCAGTTGTTCAGCTTTGACCTTCTTCCTTCCTTGCAGTGGTGACATGTTGGTGACATGTTGGAGGTGTCTTGGAGTTGTGGACTGCAGTCAAGACTACCTAAAATACTTTGTTAAGCTCCTTATGACGCTGTGCAGAGAGCAGTCCCCggtcttctccttcctctctgctccagctTTCCTTTGGAGAGAGGCCCACGCTGAACCCTGAACCCTGATCCTCGACCTCTGAGCCTCTCGGACCCCTGTGGATCGGATGTGAGGACGTGACAGGACAGCTGACTGTACGAGAAACTAACAGCACCACCCATTTTCTTATGACAGCGCTGTTTTGTCCCCCACAGCCAGGAACCCAGAGCTGTGGGTGAACCTGCCACAGATGGTTTCCTCACATACGATGTTCTGGTGCTTTCAGCTTTACCAATGAACGTTGCTGACATGTCATTTCATTTCGTTTTCTTTCTTGCAGAGAATCCAAAGAAACGGAATATATCCGGCTGAGTTTTGGGGAAATGTGACGTCTCATCTTCGCCTGTTTCCATCTGATGGATGCGTGAAGCCATAAAAACATGGATTTGAaattttcaaacagaaacattGGAGCTGCAGTGCTATGAGACCTGGAATGGTGGATATCTTcccacaaacagaaataaattagCTACTAGAATCATGTCATAGAAAATATCTCTTTTAATATTTCTAATTAGAATTTCACATCTTTGACAACAGGGAGGTTTTTGATGCTGACCTAGTGGTTGTAAGTGGTACTGCACTGCAGTTTTTGACCATGTGTACAAGCTCTTGGACGTGATTCACACGAAAACCAGAGGACCGATATGGCAGTCGGGAAAGTGACCTTCACCAAGGCGGAGAGGGAGAAGCTAGCCGAGGTCCTCTGGCTGCTCAACTGGATCTCTGTAGTGACAGGAGCAATCCTTTTTGGCTTGGGTTTATTCCTCAAAATTGAGATTCTGAAATGGCAGGAAGTGATGTCGGACCCAGGGATCCTCTATGTGCCACATATGCTGATCACCACGGGCCTGGCAGCCTGTGGCATCAACTTCCTGGGGGGGAAGATCTGCCTGGACTGTGCTGACACCAACAAGTTCCTGCGCTGGAAGCTGGTGATGATGCCATACGTCGTTTGCACCTTCTTCTTTACCTCCTGCGTCCTGGTGGGGGCGCTGATGTGCTACAGCATTCGCAGTCAGCTGGAGGAGTCTCTTTTCCTGGGCCTGAGGAATGCCATGCGGTACTACAAGGACACGGACACACCAGGCCGCTGCTACCTGAAGAGAACTCTGGACCTGCTGCAGATCCAGTTCCACTGCTGTGGGAACACTGGGTACCGGGACTGGTTCCAGGTCCAGTGGATCAGCAACCGTTATCTGGACATGACCAGCAGTGCTGTGGTGGAGTAAGTAGAGCCAAATCTCCTGGCACTGCGTACACTTGTTGATTCCAATTGAGTAGATTCCATCAGATTCCAGTGGATCCTGGTTAATAATAGAATATCTATGGTGATGTTTGGCTGTTCCTTCAGCATCTGGTGGAATCTACTGGATTCTATTGGATCAGAATGGATTCCAACAGAATTTAAGTGGATTTCCCGGCCTCGTAGAAGATTCTACTGAACAAACTCCAGTAAATGTATCAAAGATCACACTGGatttaaaagatgttttcaGACCGAACCTCTGATTTTAAAGCAGTCAGTGGAAGATGTGAGTGAATCAACAGTAAGTTTGTTCATTCCAGGTCACAAACACATCGCACACATTCAGATCCACTCTCCTCGATCTCTGAGGGAAGATcagtatatacaaacacacagcgtCATCAGAAGCTGAATCCACATCTGAACTCTGTCTGTAAAAGTACGAGCGAagcttggaaacagcagttttaTTCAGCTACAAAGAAAAGATGACCTGACCTGAATCACACCGATCCTGGAGCTGCAGGCTCCGTCTGATTGGAGGATTCCTCTCTggctctgtttgtctttataAATCAGTCTGATGAaggtctgaggacagaaaccATGAGGGGAGTCTGATTCCCTGCTAACATGCAGGACGGTTTGGTTTGTATCTCACAGCGCTCCACAGCATTTACAGATTGAGGCCACTGGTCCACTGCACTTAAGCCTGGAAGCtactggggtcaaaggtcatgggATTAATTAGGCTTAACCAACGCAGTTCAACTCAGGTTTGAGTGACTGAATATAACCTGTCTGCAGGATTTACACACAATCTGTTGTTTTctatcagcaacaacaacaaatgggTTTTTAACTCTGCAGATATGTTGACTACACTTAATAatctctttattttgaaatgaacttGTTTGTTACATCTTAGAATTCAGATTCATGTCTGTGACAGTTTAAGACAAAGACTCACAGTTTGCGTCCTGCTCCTTCCCGGCAGCCGCCTGAGGAGTAACGTGGAGGGAAAGTACCTGATGGACGGCGTCcccttcagctgctgcagcaccttCTCCCCTCGGCCCTGcatccagcagcaggtcagCAACAGCTCCGCCCACTTCAACTACGACCGACAGAGCCAGCAGTTGAACCTGTGGAGGAGAGGGTGTCGACAGGCCCTGTTGGACCACTACACCGGCATTATGCAGTCCATCGGCCTGACTGTGCTCCTCATCTGGCTGTTTGAGGTACTGCAGTGGCAGGTTCTGGCTAATGACTCACAGATTAAAGATCCATTTAGATGAAAGTAGTAAAACAATGTCGGTTTCACCTCTGAGAGTCCAGTGGAGAGACGGAGGCGGGTGGATCCTGGAGCAGAGCTCCCTCTGCTGACGCTAAAGTCTGTATGCTACTGTTTCCACACATGCATCCGAGCTGTCTGTCCCTCAGAGACAAAACGTTTCTGCTGAAATGCAGCAGTCCAAagataatgtgtgtttttttctctcaccaGCTCCTGGTTCTGACAGGGGTCCGTTACCTGCAGACGGCCATGGAGAACGTTCTTCGGTTGGGTGATCCAGACTCAGAGTCGGATGGTTGGATTCTGCAGAACAGCTTGGCAGAAACAGCCCGGTCTAACTTCAACATCATCAAGAACCTGGGAAAGTGTTACCAGATGGATGATGATCCAAATATCAATGTACCGACTGGCACTGCTGAGCAAGAGGTGCCATCCCAGCAGGTCCAGATCCCTGTGACCAGCTAGCATCCAGCCCGAGGACTCACCGACCTCTGAAACCCCAGGATGAGCTGGAACACCTAAGGGTCAAAACCTCTGGGTCTCAAGTGAGACCATGAAATCACATCCAGCTCCGAGGTCTCCCTGACCTCTGGGACGAATTCAGTCTGTCTTCACtgagaggagacaaagaaaaggttgatggatcctgtcctgatggaaacaggaaaatgtcCTTTTGCATCCTCAGAGCTCGTCTGACGCATCAGCAGAGATTCCTGCCTTCAGACGGATTTTAcgagtttgtgtttttgacctGCGGAGTAAGTTCTCCgatcttcaggtggttaaagtcTGCAGAACCTGACAAAGAGACAGTTCGtttctttttgaaatgtttggCTGTTCTGTATCCATCATCACTAACCTGAGCTGCGACTCAACGTTTGAACTaacatttaaacttaaaataaaacctgCCTGTCATGAAACCAGATTCGTTGTCTTTGGTGTTGAACTGTGAACCCTGAGAGAGATTAGATTATTCCTCCGGAAACGTGTACACATGAAGAGAATAGCTGTCAGCTGCTAGCCCTAACCCAGCCCGCGTTTCACATCTCAGACccaaacagattttatttttttctctttttttgaaaCTTTCTTGTAAAACCTTCTTTTAAAATCCCTGAGCTCTGCTCCAAAGCCTGTTTTAGCTCTGAATTTCTAAAGTTTGGCTCTTTTTCACTGGACTGGGCTGAAAGTCGTACCCAACGTCCACGAAACCCACAGATCATTTTCACCAGTTCATGGAAAAAGTTGTTCccgaaacaaatgaaaataaatatgttttaccTGAATGAAGAATCTTTGATTTTCCAAAGTCTCCATCAGTTTTCGTTTTCTCGCAGCTCAGTGTTGATTCTGTGTAGTTTTAATATTTGATTCATCCTGAATTTATTTGATTCCAGATAAAAACTGATTCTGCTGAAAACGTTTTCCAGGAAGGATCGTTTGTTACCAATATATAAAaaactgcagatgttttatCAGATCATTATTTACCGTCACTGATGAAAAGTTAGTAAGTTAGTTGGTTTAAGCTGATGGACAGATCACTACATTGGAAAATATCCAGCCAGTCAGGATCCAGTTCTGTCAGTGCCCCCGCCCCCGACTGAAACACCATCAGGTTGATCTCACCCTGAAGTACGAGGGCTGATCGGTTTGTGTCCTCAGCTCTTTGACTGATGACGGACCGtgtttgtccaccagagggcgacagagacaaacagattcactgtgcagctgaggctgtttCTGGTActgctgtatgtatgtgtgtgtgtgtgtgtgtgcgcttcctgtgggggggtgggggtcggTGGGGGTCGGTGGGGGTCGGTGGAGGGTCGGTGGGGGCGTTCTGGTCTGTGACTCTCAGATTCAGGTTCAGGGCTGCAGGTCTGACATGTTCCCTCCGTCAGTGATGGAGAATCAGATCCAGTTCTGTCATCCCGTCTCCTCCTAGTGGTTGCCTGCAGAACTGCAGCTCCACCGGCAACCAATCAGAGACCTCCTCCTGTCTGGCCGGCACAGGGAGACAGTCGCCATGGTGATGACCACGTGGTCCTCAGTGCCCCAGATTACTCTGCTGCTGACTCCCCTGAATCACCCCTCCTccatcttcatctcctcctgccCTCCCTTTGTTCcccttctttccttcattttttctttccttcctctttcctccttcccCCCTTTTCTCCAAGGACAGATCCTTCTTTcatccctccttcttctcctcctacctttctcccttccttccttAGCCCCTTCAccctcctcccttttctttctttcatctctccttgtttccttaCTCTCTCCTCACgctcttctttccctcccccACCCTTCATCCCCGTCTCCTGTTATGTAACATTCTCCtaaacagccaatcacattcCTGTACTGCCAGTGACATCACAGACTAGGGGGTGGGGCTATTCTGAATCAATAAGCTCTGTGTGTGATAGCTCgttggttgccatggtgatgggGATTAAACAAGCTTGTTTCTAAATAACTGAGGTCACCTCTTCATATCCCACAATGCACATGGAGTCAGTGAGAGGGAAcggctcagccaatcagagcctgTGACATCATACAAGAGGAAATGATCTCACATGGACACTGTGCTCCTGCACTGCAGCGTGAGGTCAGAGCTGCTTCCTCCGCCGAAGGTCGTCCAacgagctgctgctctgagctgtCCCCGTCCTCCAGGACCCTATAGCACAGGACATATTCAAGGAACAAAACCTTCAAGGTATCAAATGAAGAAACTACATGAGGCTGGATTTTCTCCAACACGACAGGAGCAGTGAAGTGTCAATCAAAGCAGATaacacccccccgcccccctccgaTAAGAGGCTTAGCTCTTCtattcagaacacacacacacacagacttgttaATAACctgtttgtgtaagtgtgtgtgtgatgaatcATCTGTTCAAGTTACATAACATTTAAcagtcagtacacacacacacacactgacattaagctgctgctcttttaaaggagcagtccaAATGTTTAactcacagaggtcagaggtcagggtgcgtgttctttctctctctctctctttctttctgccgTCTCCTGATGAACAAAGCGGTCGTGGCGTCCGGCTGCTGGTTGCAAGGTAACGGGTCCTGGGAGACCTGAAGTCCAGATGAACGAGGGGACAGTGAACATTGCATCCGCAGACTGCTGCCAGCAGGCtttgttcaaacacacaaaactttatttaacatgCAGGTCCACGACTCCGACGCTGTGACAGAAGctgaacagaaacaggaagttcattcatctgtttccagAATAAACCTGAGACCAACACTGATCAATAAGATCCAATCAATCCAATGTCAGAGTGATTGACAGGTCTGTTCATACAATGACAAACAACCCTTCATTATTTCTTACTCAGCAGAAAAGTAATGAAGTTACTTTACTAATTACTCgacattaaaattaattattcACACAATCCCTGGACCAATCACAGCTCTGGGAATACATGGACACACCCCCTATCATGCTGTCATGTTTTCTGGAGaattaacaaataaacacaatccacacaaaatacacaaaacaaaagcaaaactggaaaaactggaaaataaaatgaaagaaataaactgaataaacttttattttgttggacTAAAAGGAAAAGTCCATTTCTTTTGAATTGGGTTGAGTGAGGAAGCGGTTAGGGTTAGCTTCCTTCAGCTCGGCCTCCGCTCCGACCTGACGGAGGCCCTGAAGGTGGCGGCGGAGGCCCTGAAGGTGGCGTTCACAGCAGAACCACTGGCTTCCTGTTTGGATCAGCTGACTGACTCACAACAGGAACTGAGCTGTAAATCAGTCAAACACATTCTGACTGAATCTGGACCGTGTGTTGTGTTCAGGTCCCTCTCTTCATGAGGCAttcactgacctgctgctgcCGCACGTGAACCATGGCGCTCTATTGACatcctcagccaatcagcagaggaggaggctgaggagggcTGTGATTGCTGCAGGCAGGAGTAGGGTGAGCTCACGTCGGTGGTGATGTCAGCTGAGGACCCCGTGAGCAGGCTGAGGGAAAGACGCTGGACCGGAGGCTGACAGCAGGGAGATACAAGGTTTCTATAGCAACAGTGCGGAGATAGCAGGTTTCCTCACCCgttctccccctccccctccccctcctgtcGCTGTCGTCTCTCTGTGTTCGGTCATGAATAAATGACAGcgtgggggaggggagggggggtgctGAGTCGGACTGCAGGTTTCTCTACATGCTGATGGAGGATGGGGGAGGGTGAGCGGGGAGGTGAGGATGGAGGGGGATGGTCTGGTGGGacaggtgggggaggggtggtgTATCTGGTTTGCATTCAGCTCTCATCACCTCCATCTGCACCGAGGACGCATCCAGCAGTCAGGCTGcactgacttcctgtctgtggacACAGGAAGTAGAAGTCAGCACAGAGGACAGCGGATCCGGACTTTACTGAATACTCAGCCTGCGACGCCTCGTCATCGCTCACCTGAGCTCCAAAATGCTGCTGAACATGTTGTAACCACTAAATCTGTGAGGACGGATTCGTCTTTGAGACGTGGAGAAAACTCGTCTCTCAGTTTAAAGAGACGCTGTTGGAGAAGGACCTTCGCCTGACGCTGACGCCATTTTGGAAACGTGTCGTAGTTATTAACACAAACTTCTCTCTTAAGTTTTCAATCAAACGTCTTGGTTTTCGTGAAGTGTTCGAAGCGAACTGTGACTCAGTTTGTTAAAGACAAAGAACATTTCAGCTTTTGTCTCCACGTCCTGATGAGGCTGCATCAGTGTGAGACAGGGACGTATTAATGGTTAATAAGTGGTGGACTGATGTTTCAGGGTGGAGGAATGAGTTTATTATAGTTTGTTATTCACAGTAGATTTAAACACTTGTGAGGTTTTattcaaacagcagctctgcttaGAGGAAGGTTTttagggttcatcctctggagatTTTAGCCTGAGGGGTTAGTGGTACAGTTTGCTTTGGAGGGAGGGAGTCATGTGACCACAGAGGCCGAGGCAGAGGATGAAATACAGGACCAGTCCAGATCCCTCTGACATGATCACACTGGATCACTGAGATCCCAGCAGAGTTTCTTCTGGTTTTTTTCAgcttggtgtttgtttgtttgtttgttgtttgttctgatAACTcaacagcagagtcactgtggGAGTGGGCGGGGCCAGAGGACAACCCTCCCTGTGATCTGGCAGCTTTAATCCAGGATGAGGCAGGTTACGTAATCCAGTCTCTCCAAATAGACAATGACATCGACCTTCACTGAGCTACGGCAACAGAGAGGGGACAATAATAAAGTTCAGAACAGCTGAGGGACTGTGATGTTAACAACCACAGCATGTCCCAAACCTGGACATGAATCCAGTCCAaccacagctccagcagcatcagtgtCACTGGATTCCTTTATGATCCACTGGATCCAAATCAGAtccctgttcacacacacacagatacacacacacacacacagacacacacacacacagacacagacagacacacagatacacacagatacacacagatacacacacacacatacacacagatacacacacacacacacacacagacacacacacacacagacacacacacagacacacacacacacacacacagacacacagatacacacacagatacacacacacacagacacacacacacacacacacacacacacacacctcctgcaGGTGATGAATTattcagagctgcaggagaaaGTGCTCCGTCACCAAAGTGAGAAAACCCCCTGCACCCTCTGCCCCTCCCACACACCGCGAGCTGAGGACGGAGGTGAGGACACTACTCGTCCTCTACTCACTGACAACAAACATCCTGATGTCTTAACAATCCTGATGTCCCTGATGTCAGAGTTTGTCCTGAGGGGGGCGCTGCAGGAAACATCCTGCAGTCGCTGACAGTCtaaagggttcatcctctgaggagctCTGTTTGTCCAAAGACGATCAGTTATTGACGATCAGTTATTGACGATCAGTTATTGATGATCAGTTATTGACGATCAGTTATTGATGATCAGTTATTGACGATCAGTTATCGTGGTTCCTCAGTGAACTGAACATTGAACCGGCTGAGGTTCTGTCAGCTGCTGGTCCTCAATCAGCTGATCACATCAGCTGAGGAGTCCTggtggtaacacacacacactcacatcttcatcatcctcatccggGTGTTGCTCAGAGGCACTGCGGCAGGACCTGAGCCTGTatcaggagagagggagaggatgagagacAGATCACGTGAGCTTCAGCGGCTCTCTGACCAATGGAATGAATGGACTGTAAATAGGAGCCAATGAGGAGCGGGGGGCGGGTATAAAAGGCTGAGAGCCGCTTTAatccgcagcagcagcagcagacgcGGATCCGCTTCAGACCACATCACTACAGAGCGAACCGACAGGTAGGAACACCTTTAACCCTGACCAATCACACCACTGATGATCAGCCCATCTATCGATACATCCGGTTATCGGGTTATAGTCAGAGAGGCTCGCGCTCTGCGGGGTTCAGACAAAGCAGAGGGAATCAGTGTGAGACGATGGGTTAAAGGAACAAAGGAGCAGGcagacaggagggagggagacaggcTGGTTAACggctgtggagctgcagagagactgTCTGTCCGCCGCCTGTCTCCCTGCCTGACCTTGCGGTCcgtcctgtctgcaggtgttgcGCAGTCACCGgcggaaaaacaaaagatgtggATTTGTCTCATAAATCATCTTTGACCTGGTGCACGCGACTATCTCAAATCTAACCTCAGCTACGTCACGTGCTGCGATTATTTGATGCTTTGAATATGCAGGTGTGAACAAAGGGGACCTTAAATAGAGCCACCTTAAATCCAGTCAGGCGGAAAAAGTCCTTAATCTGCGGGATGAGGACAAACAGCGGAGACACTGCGGCTGTCTTCGGACCGTGCGTCCGACAAAGCGTCATTTAAggggtaaacaaacaaataaacaacgcATGCTCAGATTGGTTCTAATATTCGGTCACGTTTAATGAGCTGCTTCTGCTTCATAACGAGCCACTTAACAAACTCGTCCGGGATGAAACGGACCGAACCCGGTTCTGTTCGGTGCAGTCTGTCCGGTGCACCGTGCCCAAGGTGACCGGAGCGTCGCGCAGTGCAGCAGCCGCGCCCCGAAGGGTTAAACCCGGTCTGCAGCTGCGTCACTCTCGCGGCCTCCCGCAGATCATTATCAGCCTGTGTCCCGGTTTGGACTCACACTGATCCCCTCAAGGCTTCGCTGATCCGAGCCGAGCCGGGCCGGGCCGAGCCGGGCCGAGCCGAGCCGGGCCGAGCCGGGCCTCTGTACTCTCCGTGTTTCAATGCAAACGGAGAGGTGATGAGTCACGTGTCACCTGATGCAGGTGTGTTTTTATCATCACCTGTCTGATGCTCCAACCTCAGCTGTGGACCTCCGGATCACAGACCGGGTCCCGGAGCTCGGGGTCggtttctgctgcttcagttccTGAGcagatgctgatgatgaaaCGTGTCAGTGGTGCAGAGTAACGCGGTACATTTACTCGAGCTTCGAGGTTTTCATGAACGTTtcgctttcccgccgctgagaaCTGATGGAGCGTCTTTCATCCAGCAGGTGTCTGACGCCGTGTCGTCTGAACCGGATCCAGCTTCCCCCTCTGGGATCACGCTCCATCAGACGCTTTCTCTCAGCTGATAAAACCATGTGACCTACGTTTCAGAAACATATGTGTGAAACCAGCTCGTGTTTATATGGATGTGTGTTATCTCATGTGTCCCCAGGTCAGCCGCCCGGACGTCATCATGCCTTTCGGAAACACCCACAACAAGCTGAAGCTGAACTACTCGGCGGAGCAGGAGTACCCCGACCTCAGCAAGCACAACAACCACATGGCCAAGGTGCTCACACCTGAAATGTACGCCAACCTGAGGGACAAGGAGACGCCCAGCGGATTCACCCTGGACGACGTCATCCAGACCGGCGTTGACAACCCAGGTAACACCCCCAAACCAAATAACTCCATCCCCAGACCAGGTGAACACTCCCCTAAACCGCCCAGAGCAGCTGACCTCATCCCTGAGATGTTTCCCCAAAACCAACTAACATCTGTCCAACCCAGACCTGCCCTTCTCCAGCTCAGCTCAGGTAGCCCTTCATCAGGCCAGGTAAcaccaccccccgccccccccccccccccccctcaggaCTAGGTCACCACTCCCCAACCAGGTGcctcctcctgcacctcctgGTGTTGTCACCTTCACACAGAGACTGTTCTGTTCtggagttcagctgctgcttgaTAACAAACTCGTTAATTGGATGGACTCTGTAAGATCAGGTTAATTTCTGCTCGTTAATTCCCCCACAGGAAGGAGGGGGGAGTGTTTACTTCCTGTCCGATCGCCTGATTCTCATCCTCACCAAATCCAGCTTAATTTAGTCGGCAGCATCAGTGCTAAACATTTTAACTCAAAGCAGTGAGCCAGTCAGGATGTGGCTGATGGTCTCGTGTCCCCGCAGGTCACCCGTTCATCATGACGGTTGGCTGTGTCGCCGGAGACGAGGAGACATATGAAGTGTTCAAAGAGCTGATGGACCCAGTGATCGAAGACCGCCACGGAGGATACAAACCATCAGACAAACACAAGACGGACCTGAACTCTGAAAACCTGCAGGTAAACAGCAGCACTGCGGTCAGTCGGCGACGCAGCGGCCGACAGTAAcactcaacacttcctgctggtGTTTCACTTTAAAAGAAACAGGATGGAAAAAGGCGAGTTAGAATTTATCAGTGAAAAGTTCACAACAAAGTCAAAGCAGCTACGATCAGCTGAGCACAGGTCATGTGACTGAGCTGGAGGCCGGCAGCAGAAAACTGTCAGGATTAAATGTGAGGAACAGGATGGCGGTTCATggtcccctcaggatgaactgc
This genomic stretch from Toxotes jaculatrix isolate fToxJac2 chromosome 19, fToxJac2.pri, whole genome shotgun sequence harbors:
- the LOC121199740 gene encoding photoreceptor outer segment membrane glycoprotein 2-like; the protein is MAVGKVTFTKAEREKLAEVLWLLNWISVVTGAILFGLGLFLKIEILKWQEVMSDPGILYVPHMLITTGLAACGINFLGGKICLDCADTNKFLRWKLVMMPYVVCTFFFTSCVLVGALMCYSIRSQLEESLFLGLRNAMRYYKDTDTPGRCYLKRTLDLLQIQFHCCGNTGYRDWFQVQWISNRYLDMTSSAVVDRLRSNVEGKYLMDGVPFSCCSTFSPRPCIQQQVSNSSAHFNYDRQSQQLNLWRRGCRQALLDHYTGIMQSIGLTVLLIWLFELLVLTGVRYLQTAMENVLRLGDPDSESDGWILQNSLAETARSNFNIIKNLGKCYQMDDDPNINVPTGTAEQEVPSQQVQIPVTS